gacatcacatgacatcacataacatcacatgacatcacatgacatcacatgacatcacacagacatcacatgacatcacacatcatcacatgacatcacacagacatcacatgacatcacacatGACAtcatcacatgacatcacacagacatcacatgacatcacacagacatcacatgacatcacacagacatcacatgacatcacacagacatcacatgacatcacacagacatcacacatcatcacatgacatcacacagacatcacagacatcacatgacatcacacagacatcacatgacatcatgtaatcacagacatcacatgacatcacGTCATCACACAGACATACAtcatcacatgacatcacagacatcacatgacatcacacagacatcacatgacatcacacagacatcacacatcatcacatgacatcacacagacatcacatgacatcacacagacatcacatgacatcacacagacatcacatgacatcacgtcatcacacagacatcatacatcatcacatgacatcacagacatcacatgacatcacacagACATCACATGTCATCACATCACACAGACATCACATGTCATCACATCACACAgacatcacatgacatcacgtcatcacacagacatcacatgacatcacacagACATCACACATCATCACATGACCTCAGCACGTTCCGTAAGGCTGtgcagagttgtagacagacGTCAGTCACAGAgtttatgctgcgttcacaccgtgTCGTAATTACGGAaattaagagatggcaaccGTGACGGTCACGTCCTCAGACTCGGAATTATgtgtttctatggcaacactatcaagctgaatgaatctgcagcagtcaggtggtacaggtcAGAGCGCTGTAatttgtttacgttcattattattgtaatgttatgtgcttctagacatgaggtaattctggttcatgtgttttgaaggaggcgtggctttggagaggCTCTGAAGAGAGGGTGGgatcaaagctagcttgctatttcTAGCCCCTCCAAAGATTGCCTACCTTACCTTTAACATGAAAGACATTCACAAGACATTTTACTTCACAACCTGTTTTACTTCAGTAATGTGACATATTTCTAAGTGAAACAAAGTGAtccacaacaacaacattttagGAGTAGGACTGTGTTCTTGGATGTTACCAAACCAGAATTCATAGTCGATTGTGGAGAGGATgaaaattttttgtttttatttgcaatGAATCCTCAGAATTACACTAATCCATTCACAagtgtatatattataaaagtATGGAATAATTAAGAGGGAATCttttctgctcatcaaggctgcatttaattgatcaaaattacagtaaaaacagtgttattatgaaatattatgatttaaatcagctgttttctatgtgaatatatagtaaagtgtaatttattcctgtgatcaaagctgaattttcagcatcattactccagtcttcagtgtcacatgatccttcagaaatcattctgatatgatgatttgctgctcaagaaacatttatgatgattatcaatgttgaaaacggctGCTTCAGATTTGTGTGCAAacagtaagatttaaaaaaaaaattattgtagtgcttttattcatcaaggacacattgatcaaaagtgaccgtaaagacatttataatgtttcaaatattcttgaactttctattcatcaaagtatcctgaaaatatttttcttgatttcctcaaaaatattaagcagcaaaaactgtttttgacattgataataataagaaccatCATTAATGATTGAGCACCAATTTAAGtgcattagaatgatttctgaaggatcatgtgacacagtaGAGCTATGGATTACATCTGAGAGATGTTTTAGTCTTTACGacttttagtatttttattgtaattacAAAATTAGTCTACATATTGTTTTCCTAATTGTGCAAACACAGTGTGGCataattcaaatattaaattgtaaGTTAATGTTGGCATTTTCTAAGACGCCTCTCCTGATACTGGCTAATAAATAAAGAGCGCTCTCCTTTCTCAAATAGATTGCACACATGTCTAACTAGCATCTCATATGTCAGTATATTGCAGGGTATGTATGTAACATATGCACCGTGTGTTTTGTAGGTGTGAAGTTGAGCAGTCTCCTGGGGAAGAAGGGCAGTTTGGATAGATTACAGAGTTATTGGGATGTGGGTTTCTTTCTCGGGGCCAGTATTCTCGCCTGTGACAACACACGCGTCATCCAGGCCTCCGAGAAACTCTTCAAAATTAAAGCACCCGTTTGGTATGTGCACGCATTCACATTTTACACACATCGTttaaaataatatgaacaaTTCATTATTAGTGTTTTGCAAAGGCATCACTATTattattggaaaaaaaaaacagtgttcaGGGATTTTTAAACTAGTTAAACAGGTCATGGATGTTATTAAAATCTTACAttgaaattatttcattttttattgaaGTCATGAAAAAGTGAAGGAAATAAATGACCTATAGTACTGTAAGTATGATAACATTACCTATATTACATACATTTTCCTGGTTGCTCATCACTAAAATACTTGCAATCTTTATAAAGTGATTTAAAATCATCCAAACATCATAAACAACTAGAAGAATCATGGAAAGGTCATTCATTGGTCAAAACGTTTATTTTCGTTTTCGTTTTGCTTTGAAgtttttaatacttttgatTTTCACCGACAATTAATAAATGggcaaatgaaacaaaactgtCACTCCATTGAATTCTGTGTGAAAAGTGAGCCAATGTACAATAACAGTTTTGAAGAGGCAAGCgcttcagaaaatgtaagaaTGTAGTCACAGTTGTAGTCTTTTACGGTTCATTCATTGAGTTGTTTGTGCTTTGTGTGTATTTCAGGTACCTACGCTCCCTGGTCGAGACCATCCTCATCTACAAGCACTTTACCAAGCCAAGCACCGATCCACAGGCCGCTAAACAAGAGCTTGTGGACTTCTGGATGGACTTTATGGTGGAATCCACCCAAAAGGATGTGACGTCCGTCCGTTTTCCTGTATGAATCCTCTTAACACACCGACCAATATACTGCGTTGTCACATTTCGTTTACATGTACACCAAAAAACTCTTATTTTGATCGAGCCATTTAAGACGCAGAAGTGGCGTTCATGTTTTCATGCACTGTTTAAACCCTGGAAAATTCCTGTTTCTAAAGTGCATGCTTATTATATTCATTTTGGCCAAAAGTTGAGACCGGATAGCATGTGTCCTATATGTTAATTACACAATCCCAGAATGTGTTGTAAATATTCAGACTAAACTGTATTATCTGTTACAATATCTGTTGCAATATTTACGATTTTGTCCAGTACGCAATATTCTTGTGTGCTGGTTAGACACAGCCCGAGACTGTTGTGCATTAATGGCATGTAAAGCATTGGCTGTTATCAGTGTAATTGTGTCTTGTTTTTGGTGTGAGCAGGTGTTGATATTGGAGCCCACTAAAGTGTACCAGCCATCTTACCTCTCCATAAACAAGGATGCGGAAGAAAACACGTTATCCATCTGGCACGTGACCTCTGACGACaaagtaataaataatttaccCATTTGTTCTTAaattcataatttcttttttaatttgttgactTTATTAATTCTCTAAATCCTTCAACATTACTGTATTGATGTAAGCACTGATATGTTATTTGAATATCCAAGCATTGGTTAAAGccattgtgttttatgtccAGTCTAAAATCATAGTTAGTCTTTCTAGAGTCGTCTTCTAGTCATtctaatatttttctatatCTACAGGGTCCTTGaaccttaaaataaatatagtttaatcAAATTTAAGGTCACAAAATCTATTAAGCATCTTAAGTTGTATAACAAAAGTCTTAATTATCATTTTAGTTCTTAAATTTGGCGATGGAAAAACAGCGATCATGATATGGCCTGATGTGGttattaaacttgaaaaatattttaattaatgagTGCTGCATGTTTCTAAGTAAACATCTCTGTCTCAGAATAAAGGGATCCACGAGTGGAACTTCAGCGCAGCGTCAGTACGAGGCGTGAGGTAAATGATGTCTTCCCTAATCCAGCTTAAACAAACAGTGAGAACATTCATGAAGTGACGTCCGTCCACTAGCAGATGTAGTCCTGACATGACACGAGTGACCTCTGTTGTGCAACGGTCAGCTGTAGCTGTGACTATATGTTATAGTTTAACAGCAGGACACTGTATTGCTCAGCATCCAGTATAAatttatgtgtgtatgtatgtcaaatgtagtgtttgttttttctactttacttttttttacttgtttttgtttaacACGTTCAGCATCTCCAAATGTGATGAGCGCAGCTGTTTCCTGTATGTGGTGAACAACGCAGAAGATTTTCAAATCTATTTCTGCACAGAGTTGCACTGCAAAACGTATGTATACACGTTTGCAAACTCCTTCTTTTCCCACATTTCATTCATTCTTCCTTACGATGCCATAGACGATGCCTCATTTATTCATAGACAAACTAAAGACAGAAATTGCACATTTGAATGTCTACTAGAAATATTTTAGAAACTACAGACCTATTACTGTGTCTACTGCTGAAAGTCTGCGGACATCGAACATTGACTTGTTTAAAACAGACGATTATTTCCTGTCAGTCAGAAGGAGTCAGGAAAAAGAGAATACAGACTCATGCAATGAATAAAATGTCTCCAGCTGTGGTGAAAATAAGATTTGCAGTTTGCTATTGTTTGATCTCTGCAGTTCATTCACTGTCTGCGTTCTTGCAAATGCTCCCATTAATATCAACAAATATTGCCATGCTCATTATAATGGGTGCATTCTAGTTTTGGTTTGTCGCCTGCACTGTATATTGGGTTTTTACTTGTTGTCTATATTGCAACTGCAAACATGAGGTGCATCATTTAGTAAATCCCAAAAAATGACCAATTTACCAACAGCGTGCTGCAAAATGTGATGTTTCTTCAGCCTTTCATGTGCCACCACTAACAGGGACATAAACTATTGTTATTAGCAGGTGTTGTTCTAAATATTTGTGTTATCCGTGTATCCCTACTGTGAAGATGTAAAAGTTAATCACAGTATTCATCTGTGTATTTAAAGGATCATCTTTAAAATAATTAGACTTGTTGTTGCTGCGTCAtgtttgatgatgatgatgatgatgttttgTAGGTTCTGTGATCTAGTAAACGCTCTCACTGAGGAGGCCTGGAAAGGCTCAGAAGACACCGAGTGTGAATCAGAGGCTTTAGAGGTAAAATAATAATCTTGAAATCTAGACATTTGTTACATATAGTATTAGGCAACAGGGAGATGAGACCACGTGTgaattgtgtgtttctgtgtgccTGCAGTATGATTATGAGTACGATGAGCATGGAGAGAGGGTGGTTCTGGGTAAAGGCACGTTTGGAGTCGTCTATGCTGGTCGTGACCTCAGTAACCAGGTGCGCTTGGCCATCAAAGAGATTCCCGAACGGGACAGTAGGTGAGGAAATCCAATTCCTTTTGGATAGGAATGCCTGTCATTGCAGTATATTGTTTTTTGACCATTATTGAATAATGTAACTATAGGAACATTTCTCATTGCACAGCCTAGTGAactttatttctattttaactaaaaatgaaaatgaaaaataacacactaAACTTCATTCAGGGATGTTACACATTGTgtgaaattttgggaaattgaATCAATATGAGACGCAATTTGTCCCATTTTCCCTGCACATCATTCTATGAACACACAAtgacattatattaaataaaaaaaaatatcaatttcACAAGAAATGGCAATAGCAAGAGAAGCTCAGAGTCATTGGGCGGAGAATGACAGGATGTTCTGCACGAGCTTCtgtattaatatacatttatatatgaCATAAATTAATGTGCAATATTCATGCTTTTGATTAAGCAGATGTAAAAATGCATGTGATCACACAGCAACAGTTGATCTGATGTGACGTCTGTGTGTCGGCAGATATTCGCAGCCTCTGCATGAAGAAATCGCCCTGCACAAACACCTCAAGCACAAGAACATCGTTCAGTACCTCGGCTCCATCAGCGAGAACGGCTTCATCAAGATCTTCATGGAGCAGGTGCCTGGAGGTGAGACCTTTCACATTCATCTGTAGTATTCAAACGTTCGAATGTGAAAGAACGTGTTTTTCTGTGAATCGCAGGCAGTCTGTCAGCATTGCTCAGGTCAAAGTGGGGTCCTCTAAAAAACAACGAGCCGACTATCGGCTTCTACACCAAACAGATTCTGGAGGGTCTCAAATACCTGCATGACAACCAGATAGTTCACAGAGACATTAAGGTAATAAACCGTTTGTCTTAAAATGTCTACAGGATTGTGAAATGCCAGAGAAAagtgattattatattatttgtttcACGTCACGCAGGGGGATAATGTCTTGATAAACACCTACAGTGGCGTTCTGAAGATCTCTGACTTTGGGACGTCCAAACGTCTGGCTGGAATAAACCCCTGCACTGAAACCTTCACTGGTACGACCGTTTCTTTCATCGGCAGAAACGTGATGTTACAGTTTCGTGTGATTTGGTCTGCTGACTTTTGATTAGTGTCTTACAGTATCTTATAAAGGTGCAGCAGTAAATATTGCTTATATTTTCCATGCTGGTGGTATATTTCAGGTACGTTACAGTACATGGCCCCTGAAATCATAGATAAAGGGCCGCGTGGGTACGGTAAGCCGGCAGACATCTGGTCCCTGGGCTGCACCATTATAGAAATGGCCACTGGGAAACCGCCCTTCTATGAGCTGGGGGAACCGCAGGCAGCGATGTTCAAGGTCAGTATCGCTGAACGTGTTGTACATTCAACACAAAGGATTTTACACAAACTCCACACtgttttcttttagttttttattttgttaaacatGAATTATTTGAATGCAGTTTGGCCTTTAGTAGTTTTCAAATGGTTTTAAAACTTCTAGGAAGAATCTGCAGCATGAAGTCACATGATAAATGGGTGATCAACCTTTCATTACTATTTTATGATGAACTCTAGAACAATTTGTACAATTtcacaaaataacatttttaacagtcaaaATAAGCATTTGATTTGCAGCACAGGTTTATCAGTAAGTAGTGATTCATATCCATATAAAACAGGAGAAAAGAAAACTAAACAGGTTTTTACACAGATCATGTATTTATAATAACGTTGTAATCGACTCTGCATGGCTTAGAGAAACGTGCAGATAACAGAGTTTTGGAAGTGCTCCGTTATGGTTGTGCTGGTATATTTGTGTAGGTCGGGATGTTTAAAATCCATCCGGAGATTCCTGACTCGATGTCCTCTGAAGCCAAAGCGTTTATCCTGCGCTGCTTTGAGCCTGATCCGGACAGCCGAGCCACGGCCAACGATCTGCTCACCCACGAGTTCCTCACCGTTACATCACGCAAAAAGCGATCGAAGAGCAACAATTTCACAGGTGTGTCTGTGTGACATATGGACATTACATGCACTAAATTCAACTGGTACAATCCATGAAAACTGTCATGTGTACATTATACATTAAACAAATACATCATGGCATGAAAAAATCAGCTTTCTTCACCCACTCCTTTAAAATGGCGTTTTGAGTTTTAGACTGTCCCACCACAGAGGATTTGACTGTATCAacgattaaaataataaaatagtgATCTATTTTCATACAAGTacattgtatattatataaaaaaacaaactccGTAACAACTTAATTAGAAAATGTTACCCTACTTAAAATTGTTACACCCAATAAGTTGCATCATTTGGATAACTTGATGGGAAAACAAGGAAATATTAATTTCAAAATTACAGAATTAATTACCAAAATTAAGattgaattatattatattatattaatagaattaatatattattatttggtCCCAACTAGCTAGGCCAGAATCTGTTACCTTACTTTTGTTACTTTCAGCCCTGTTACCCAGTGTAAACGTGTCGATTGAGTGAATTTGACCGATTTACATTCATAATGCCCATTTCATGTTTATTGTTCACTGAAAGCACACGGCAGGGGTTGAGTGAAGTACAGTAGCTGATTGACCTCCGGAGGCGGACAGATCATTTTAGGTCGAGCTCCCGTCTTTCACTTTGATGGAGAAAGAAAAGGTTTCAGAATCAGAATGAGCTTTATTCTCCAAGTGTGTGCAAAACACCAGGAATCTGTTGTGTTTTTCAGGAGCTCTTggtacatacatacacatactgtATTATATCTGACACGAGAACAGGAGGAACATTTAAATAAGACTacggaaataataaataataaacaataataataatgtggtATACGTCTGGAACAGAAGACTTCAGTACAGATTTGTGCATTTCAGTTCCTATTTCCTATTTTTATTGTGGAAAGTGCTAGTTATCAATCCTGGAAAAagcttttctctctctttgtgaATTATGTCTTctcatctctctttttttctctttttttcagctCTTACACCAGGAACTGGTGAGTCCTATCTTTTGTCTTTGATGATAATATCCTGTAAATGTAGTCATTATTCATAATTAGTCATGTTCATTTGACTCTTTTTCTCACATAAGGTTAATCGATGTACAAAATGACACTTTAACCAAAAGGAACATTTTGATAAATACACATTTACTAAATTGAAATGTCGTATATAGAAATTAATTatcaacataaaataaatatttcataaagTTGCTTTTATGTAGCTCGCGGTCCATATAGGGATACGGGGATGCGGTCAAATGAACGTCTTCATCAGTGGTTTTGAAGAGGATCACGTGTCTGTGATGTCATGTTCTGCGGGTCATGTGTTGTAGAGTATTTGCGCAGCATCTCTCTGCCCGTTCCCGTGGTGGTCGAGGACACGAGCAGCAGCAGCGAGTACGGCTCCGTCTCGCCGGACAACGAGCTCTGCACAAACCCCTTCAACTTCAAACCCAGCATCAAGTGCTACAGCGAGagagaggtcaaaggtcatcgCTCACTCTTCCTGAGGTCAGCAGAGACTATTGAGATTCATTTTAGCTTAAATATACCTTATTATGTTACAGTAAATGCTGAACATGTTGTTGCAGTATTCCTGTGGAGAACTTTGAGGACCACAGCGCACCACCCTCTCCAGAGGAGAAGGACTCTGGGTTCTTCATGCTGAAGAAAGACAGCGAAAGGAGAGCGACTTTACACCGAATCCTGACCGAGGACAGAGAGAAGATAGTGCTTCACCTGCTGGAGGCGCTGACACAGGTGAACCCGGCCTGGGCCCGCTGCTCTCGTGCGCTTGTGCGAATGACAATAAATCTGTCATGTGACAGTTAATTTTGTGTCCCTTTTTGTGCGTGTGATTTGTGTCTGGATACAGGGGTCTGAGGAGACCAAACTGAAGCATCAGCATATCTCCACACTGGTGGCGAGTCTGGGAGACTTTGTGAGGATGGCGGACAGGAAAATAATTGCCAACACCCTCTCTCAGCTCAAACTGGAGCTGGACTTCGACAGCACAGCTATCAGCCAACTGCAGGTGGCGCTCTTCAGCTTCCAGGATGCGGTGAGCCATATTATCAGTTCTGTTTCACCTCGTTACAATATTAAAATGAGTTGCGAATGCCATTTGATGTTGAAAAGCTCAGTAATGGCTTTTCCTGATGGTCAAATTTTTGTGACTTTTACTCTAAAGTTGATATAATGTTTCTGCAGGTAAATAAAGTCCTGCGGAACCACAACATCAAGCCGCACTGGATGTTTGCCCTGGATAACATCATTCGAAAGGCCGTACAGACTGCCATCGTCATACTTGTACCTGGTAAACAGAGTTTCTTTATAAAACGATCCCTTTTCTTGGCTGTTGGTCATTAGCCTCGTTCAGACGGTCAGTCCAGATCCAGTTTCTGTGCATATCTGATCATACTAATCAAGTGTGAACAGCAAGAAATTACatgaaatgcatttttgtttttttttgttttttttacaaatccATTTTGAGCTATAATCACATTTCTTATGTCAGATGCTGTTATAGGAAACAAGGTTGTGTTGTTGCAAGCGTCGGTCGAGGAGGAAATTATATCATGTAATTAGAGACCGGCAGAGACGACAGCAATAAAGGGAGTAAAGAAACTCATACCAGCTTCCTTCGGTTCTGCATCAGGAGACTCAGTTTTATActgtcatgttgtaaatagacaaaAACATCTCTATTGCAAACTCCtccatgttgttgttgttgttgttgttgtttatggCGTATTCCTGCCTATGCAACGTcatagaaaccaatgcagatattccGGAAAACTAAAGAGCGCCACGGGACACACAATTCCAGTACTCGGTGTGGACAGTCATTAATTTAGATACACTAATGAtgggatttggactgacagtgtgaacagccccagcactgcacattttggatgtctccaGTCTGTGCGGTGCGGCGGAGGCTCCAGGATCAGGTCATGTGATCTGTTGTTTGTATATGTTCCTCTCAGAACTGCGGCCGCACTTCACGCTGGCGTCAGAGAGCGACCCCGCCGAGCAGGAGGACATCGAT
Above is a window of Megalobrama amblycephala isolate DHTTF-2021 linkage group LG11, ASM1881202v1, whole genome shotgun sequence DNA encoding:
- the map3k5 gene encoding mitogen-activated protein kinase kinase kinase 5 isoform X1 yields the protein MNSDLEAISLSVPSLCQPLDMMGGNAESISGAGTFWQDPSICKSANPGVISLPSDTLLTTGKCKNRAVTVAYVRNSETSQHLSPENMALQCLKDACDVVGCKLDVVPFGKLDFGETSVLDHFYNADIAVVEMTDAFRQPSLFYHLGVRESFSMVNNIILYCDLNSDSLQSLQDVICQKNMTCTANYTFIPYMVTPQNKVYCCESSLMKGLSELMQPSFEALLGPICMPLLDRLTQLLTGCKTNTCQYFRETVLNEIRKARELYTGAELAAELRRIQQRLDNVECLSADVVINLLLSYRDIQDYESIVKLVETLEKLPTFDPVAHPHIKFHYAFALNRRNLPGDRQKALDIMLPLVISDEQVASDIYCLVGRIYKDMFLDSHFMDTDSRDQGIHWFRKGFESEPTLHSGINYAVLLLAAGHQFDSSFELRKVGVKLSSLLGKKGSLDRLQSYWDVGFFLGASILACDNTRVIQASEKLFKIKAPVWYLRSLVETILIYKHFTKPSTDPQAAKQELVDFWMDFMVESTQKDVTSVRFPVLILEPTKVYQPSYLSINKDAEENTLSIWHVTSDDKNKGIHEWNFSAASVRGVSISKCDERSCFLYVVNNAEDFQIYFCTELHCKTFCDLVNALTEEAWKGSEDTECESEALEYDYEYDEHGERVVLGKGTFGVVYAGRDLSNQVRLAIKEIPERDSRYSQPLHEEIALHKHLKHKNIVQYLGSISENGFIKIFMEQVPGGSLSALLRSKWGPLKNNEPTIGFYTKQILEGLKYLHDNQIVHRDIKGDNVLINTYSGVLKISDFGTSKRLAGINPCTETFTGTLQYMAPEIIDKGPRGYGKPADIWSLGCTIIEMATGKPPFYELGEPQAAMFKVGMFKIHPEIPDSMSSEAKAFILRCFEPDPDSRATANDLLTHEFLTVTSRKKRSKSNNFTALTPGTEYLRSISLPVPVVVEDTSSSSEYGSVSPDNELCTNPFNFKPSIKCYSEREVKGHRSLFLSIPVENFEDHSAPPSPEEKDSGFFMLKKDSERRATLHRILTEDREKIVLHLLEALTQGSEETKLKHQHISTLVASLGDFVRMADRKIIANTLSQLKLELDFDSTAISQLQVALFSFQDAVNKVLRNHNIKPHWMFALDNIIRKAVQTAIVILVPELRPHFTLASESDPAEQEDIDDDSVPQGNAGLKDIRAPVALHDDTVVTSGVSTLSSTVSHESQSAQRSISMELGRMKLETKRLLEDLIEKEREYQAILQQVLDEREQEIRLLKSRPGPVDASVNTHSSAERDGDQELLEWLNLHGADADSIQRIISEDYSLDDILHYVTRDDLKTLRLRGGVLCKLWSAITEHRKTPG
- the map3k5 gene encoding mitogen-activated protein kinase kinase kinase 5 isoform X2, whose translation is MNSDLEAISLSVPSLCQPLDMMGGNAESISGAGTFWQDPSICKSANPGVISLPSDTLLTTGKCKNRAVTVAYVRNSETSQHLSPENMALQCLKDACDVVGCKLDVVPFGKLDFGETSVLDHFYNADIAVVEMTDAFRQPSLFYHLGVRESFSMVNNIILYCDLNSDSLQSLQTCTANYTFIPYMVTPQNKVYCCESSLMKGLSELMQPSFEALLGPICMPLLDRLTQLLTGCKTNTCQYFRETVLNEIRKARELYTGAELAAELRRIQQRLDNVECLSADVVINLLLSYRDIQDYESIVKLVETLEKLPTFDPVAHPHIKFHYAFALNRRNLPGDRQKALDIMLPLVISDEQVASDIYCLVGRIYKDMFLDSHFMDTDSRDQGIHWFRKGFESEPTLHSGINYAVLLLAAGHQFDSSFELRKVGVKLSSLLGKKGSLDRLQSYWDVGFFLGASILACDNTRVIQASEKLFKIKAPVWYLRSLVETILIYKHFTKPSTDPQAAKQELVDFWMDFMVESTQKDVTSVRFPVLILEPTKVYQPSYLSINKDAEENTLSIWHVTSDDKNKGIHEWNFSAASVRGVSISKCDERSCFLYVVNNAEDFQIYFCTELHCKTFCDLVNALTEEAWKGSEDTECESEALEYDYEYDEHGERVVLGKGTFGVVYAGRDLSNQVRLAIKEIPERDSRYSQPLHEEIALHKHLKHKNIVQYLGSISENGFIKIFMEQVPGGSLSALLRSKWGPLKNNEPTIGFYTKQILEGLKYLHDNQIVHRDIKGDNVLINTYSGVLKISDFGTSKRLAGINPCTETFTGTLQYMAPEIIDKGPRGYGKPADIWSLGCTIIEMATGKPPFYELGEPQAAMFKVGMFKIHPEIPDSMSSEAKAFILRCFEPDPDSRATANDLLTHEFLTVTSRKKRSKSNNFTALTPGTEYLRSISLPVPVVVEDTSSSSEYGSVSPDNELCTNPFNFKPSIKCYSEREVKGHRSLFLSIPVENFEDHSAPPSPEEKDSGFFMLKKDSERRATLHRILTEDREKIVLHLLEALTQGSEETKLKHQHISTLVASLGDFVRMADRKIIANTLSQLKLELDFDSTAISQLQVALFSFQDAVNKVLRNHNIKPHWMFALDNIIRKAVQTAIVILVPELRPHFTLASESDPAEQEDIDDDSVPQGNAGLKDIRAPVALHDDTVVTSGVSTLSSTVSHESQSAQRSISMELGRMKLETKRLLEDLIEKEREYQAILQQVLDEREQEIRLLKSRPGPVDASVNTHSSAERDGDQELLEWLNLHGADADSIQRIISEDYSLDDILHYVTRDDLKTLRLRGGVLCKLWSAITEHRKTPG